Part of the Capsicum annuum cultivar UCD-10X-F1 chromosome 12, UCD10Xv1.1, whole genome shotgun sequence genome is shown below.
gggaattaaaGGGAGGGgctggaggggggggggggggggggggggggggggggggtgttctGTTCGACCTTAAATGAAGTATTGGGTTTCTATCTATATATTGGGCTTAGTCAGGCCACCACATTCCATACTTTTTCTTTGATCTTTTtccattaatttctttatctaccTTTACATGGTAGCTttaatgcaaggtaaggctgcgtacaatagacccttgcgGCCGGGCCCTTCACCGGATCTTGCGCATACCgggggagctttagtgcaccgggctgccccttTTTTTTACTTAGTAGCTTAGTGCACCTTCACTCTTAAAAGGCTAGTGCATGCTTGCTTAAATTGCCAAAACCCAACTTGTTTGTGCCTCTTTGTTTGTCCACCCTTTTTAATAACTAATTTGGCGTTACAGGAATCATACATTAAAGGCAGCATTGGATGTCCTTTGCTTCGTGCTGAAGCGATCTCTTCAAATGCAGTAAGTTCTGTGGCCGCTTCCTCGTTGTTTCTGTATATTAATTTCAGAGCTAGTTTCTCACTTGAATACATCTCTTATTATTAGAAAGAAAAATGTTTCCTAGTTTCTTGTACACCGGTTAACAAGTTTCGTAAGTTGCAGATAACTATTGCTGAAGAGAGTTTCCATGGAATCTCAAACTTGTCCTTTGTGATCACCTTAGCAAGACCAAGTCAATAGTGCTTGATTCAGATGCCATCCACGCTGACGCTTTATACGTAGGTCGAATTTAACGTTTTTGTTTCGGTAATTTTGGTCGTTCCGAGGCGGTTTTCTGTTTCCAAACCAGCTTCATCTTGCAGGAACAACACAGTATTCTCAAGCAAAGGGCAAAATTTGTACCAAAAAATCTTCATAATACAGAGTTTTATGACCATCTCTAGGGATGGCAATGGACCGGGTGCGGGGCAAACCTGCATTGATCCATGAGGTCTTCAAAGGTgtgattattttaccatttgAAGAGTGAAACAATTTCTTCATTGACAATGACAGTTCAAAATTTAGATAATTTGAGCTCGAAGTACTAATCTTTACAAAACTGTATCAGCATAGTTTTTGAATGTATAATTGGGAAAAGGTCCTGATTTACCCTTCAACTTTGCAATTCGGAGATGATGTGCCTTCCCTTTAAAAAGGTGTAATCCGaacatgtatcatttgaaatTGCTCAGTTTATGCATCTGTTAAATTTTGGTAGATCCTTACTCTTTAAGTTAGAAAATTCATCGTATGAAATGCATGTACTTTACCCTTTTCAGATCCCATTTTGTGgggatacactgggtatgttgttgaacGTTAGAAAATTGTTTGGTATTTTATCCGTCAAGGTTTGACTGGTGGAATTTGTGTTTGAAATTATGGCCTTTTAGGCTTCGAGATCTCAGGCAAATTTGACTCTTATATTGAGCTACTAGTTTTTATAGCTATAGCCAATTCATAACAGCTCCAAACTAGTACTCCCTTCGTTCTTCGTTTGGTTTTACTTGTCACAAATTAAGATAACacacctattaaagaaaaataattaacatgactattttaccatagcatctttattaaatgatgtttacattgtaTCTTGAAATTCATTTAAAGAAAAAGCAATTAATGCTGAGGTAAAATAGGAAAACAGAAGTTTTAGGTGAAATAGGAAAATAGAAGTATTCTCTTGATATatcaaaaatgataagtaaaaatagaaatctaattgcGAACGGAAGAAGCACATCCTCGTTCATACAGATTTAAAGGCAATGCTGTACATTCAAAGAGTATGATATAGACAGTTTATACCAATACAAGCGTTAATGACTAATTTACCGGCTCGAATTTGTCACTACCTATGAACCGTACAAAATAAACTTTATCGTTACTCCGAAGCTTTCTCAGGTAACTCATATATCAAAACGAGAAAACTACTTGAATAGACAACAAATTATTCCAAATCAAATCCAACATACTAATATCACAGTtcaaaatttaattcaaataaaGTGATACATTATCCTACTTAATACAGTCCATAACCCATAATTACTTTTAACTTCTCACATCTAAAGGCCCAATAGGCAGATTGATAATCCAATAGCCAAAAGGTAAGAAAGCCCATTTAAATTAGTTGAAGTAGAAGGTAATGTTGGCCCATCAGCTACATCCATTGATACAACATTTCCATCAGCTACATCCATTGATACAACATTTTGGGCCACTTTTTGCTCTTTGGGCTGGATTTTCACAGGCATTTTCAGCCCATTTTTGCAGCTCTCCGTGTTCCCGCTCGCGAAGTACCTGATTCCTTCTCCTTCGAGAGAGATCGTATTCAAACCATCCGTGTACATCTTGATCGGGTTCGTTACATCACACGATGTAAAATCTTCCTCGCTTCTCAGCTCCACCAAACTCTCTTGAGCCGAGGAGTAGGTGAACCCTACTCATATAATATATGCAAAAATGTATAATTATTCTTCAATATGTATAGTATTTTCAAGTAAACTagtaaaatataaagaaatattttttcttttatgataatgatggtgTTTAAGTCGATTTGTCAATCCTTTGGTTGTTCTAACTTCCATGTGTGGTTAGATTTATCCAATAAAGTTTAGGCAGATGAAAGAAATCATCTCGAGTTGAAATTTTaacaatatatatgtgtgttcGGGATATAAAGTTAATATATCATAAGAATCGACTCTAcaatcaaatatttattaaatttatgtaTAACTCTAGTAAATTCAAATTGTAACATTAAAGACTATACTGCTTGTTTACCGAACCTAATGAGGTGTAGCTTATGGAAAAGACAAAGACTTTGTTATCGagatcatataatataatataatataatataatataaaaaattaatttcattgaAAAACATTGTTATTATATAGAGAATTATCGTtataaaaaatctaaacaataatACATCACATTTTCTAAGAGAGTGAGTTTGTTGAAATAATTTCttagcattttttatttttgctgatcattcaatatctattatatatacatataaaattaatcttatatgtatataatttaattttccaaCGAAAATAAATCATAGAAATGTGTGGTACAAATTTTAGGGACTCACGAGTAGTTGCTTATCTTTCTACAGTAATAATTATTCCAAGTACAATAAagaattcattttatttttcacgTGATTTTGAGTATTgaacttttattatttataaatttatgtaaatatcaTAAATTGATATGTTAAAATCACGATTATTTAGATGctcaaatatcttttaattaTGTGACATAATATAACATTTTTCTATATCTAAAATCTTCATGTACCCACAATTGTTTCATAAATATATGTActgtataatttattttaaaataagaacACGTCAATTGAGACGGGATATATAAAGAAGAATTAATTTTCTCTAAATTCTAAAACAATAACacatcaatttatatatataaattacccTTCACCattattttaatagaaaaatatttatcattacttatttttacaaaatacATCAAATGTTTATTTGTCAATTTTAACAATGCTATCAAAATAAATTACtgctaatttataaaatcaatttcaACATCTCAAAGTAATTTTTTAAGCACTAGATGTATATATACTAATCGTATGAGAAGAACCTTTACCACATTTTTCAGGTTATTAATATCGCTCTCTATCGATATAACAATATAATATTAATTATCGCTCaagtaatattaatatttttaaactaataacaacaatatatttGGTGTATTCTCGCAAGGTTAGagacaaattatataattttgagataAGCATCTAACACCCACGAAATatggccaaagt
Proteins encoded:
- the LOC107851546 gene encoding mavicyanin, whose amino-acid sequence is MVARVLLFVAAAMVVFTAATVAGVQVHHVVGDDRGWDPSTDVASWSSNRVFRVGDKIWFTYSSAQESLVELRSEEDFTSCDVTNPIKMYTDGLNTISLEGEGIRYFASGNTESCKNGLKMPVKIQPKEQKVAQNVVSMDVADGNVVSMDVADGPTLPSTSTNLNGLSYLLAIGLSICLLGL